The following coding sequences are from one Gemmobacter sp. 24YEA27 window:
- a CDS encoding sugar ABC transporter ATP-binding protein, translating to MANSDDQTPLVEIRALHKDFSGVQVLRGIDLAFGKGEIHALLGENGAGKSTLIKIMTGVYTASSGEILVDGQAFHGASPKAANAAGLGAVYQDAELAWQMSVAENLLLGEEGGWVNRRALERRAKDILNRIGLDIDPAARAGSLTAAQMQMLTLATLFHRKFRLIILDEPTARLSGRESELLFDLIRRFRDEGLTIVYISHRLNEVKLLCDRATILRDGKVVRTLERDEIDEALVTRLMVNRSAGELAVTNPGHARPGIALEVRGLSTARLEPVDFTLHKGEILGITGPIGGGMEQIEKALSGLVDYQGEIRVDGQAVRLRAPQDALAAGIALIPEDRRKQALFPNLSLAENVSLPVLDRLSRLGVVGHSAVLRHGRAVVGQLAIHPAAPATKMRYFSGVTSKRQ from the coding sequence ATGGCAAATTCAGATGATCAGACCCCGCTGGTTGAGATCCGCGCTCTGCACAAGGATTTCTCAGGGGTGCAGGTGCTCAGGGGCATCGATCTCGCCTTTGGCAAGGGGGAAATCCATGCCCTTCTGGGCGAGAATGGCGCTGGTAAGTCCACGCTGATCAAGATCATGACCGGGGTCTATACCGCCTCTTCGGGCGAGATCCTGGTCGATGGCCAGGCCTTTCACGGTGCCTCGCCCAAAGCCGCCAATGCGGCGGGCCTCGGCGCTGTCTACCAGGATGCAGAACTGGCCTGGCAGATGAGCGTCGCGGAAAACCTGCTGCTGGGAGAGGAAGGCGGCTGGGTAAACCGCCGGGCGCTGGAACGGCGGGCGAAAGACATCCTGAACCGGATCGGGCTCGATATCGATCCGGCAGCGCGGGCCGGGTCACTGACGGCGGCCCAGATGCAGATGCTGACGCTGGCAACCCTGTTCCACCGCAAATTCCGTCTGATCATCCTTGATGAGCCGACCGCCCGGCTTTCGGGGCGCGAAAGCGAGCTGCTTTTCGACCTGATCCGCCGGTTCAGGGACGAAGGGCTGACCATCGTCTATATCTCGCACCGGCTGAACGAGGTGAAGCTGCTTTGCGACCGGGCCACCATCCTGCGCGATGGCAAAGTGGTGCGGACCCTGGAACGCGACGAGATTGACGAGGCACTGGTCACCCGGCTGATGGTCAACCGTTCCGCCGGAGAACTGGCCGTCACAAATCCCGGTCATGCCCGCCCCGGGATTGCGCTTGAGGTCCGTGGCCTGAGCACCGCCCGGCTGGAGCCAGTGGATTTCACCCTGCACAAAGGCGAGATCCTCGGCATTACCGGGCCGATTGGCGGTGGTATGGAACAGATCGAAAAGGCCCTCTCCGGGCTGGTCGACTATCAGGGAGAGATCCGGGTCGACGGGCAGGCAGTGCGGTTGCGGGCGCCGCAGGACGCGCTGGCGGCAGGGATCGCGCTGATCCCCGAAGACCGTCGCAAGCAGGCTTTGTTCCCCAATCTCTCGCTGGCAGAGAATGTCTCGCTGCCGGTGCTGGACCGCCTTTCGCGCCTTGGCGTGGTCGGCCATTCGGCGGTCCTCCGCCATGGTCGCGCGGTTGTCGGGCAGCTTGCCATTCACCCGGCTGCGCCTGCGACGAAAATGCGTTACTTCTCGGGGGTAACCAGCAAAAGGCAGTGA